TAAAGACCAGTCTCTAAGCCAGGTCTAAGCCTGTGTTTTTGCCCACTATACAAATGCAATTGGCCTTCTTCTGTATGGTCTTAAGGAGCAGAAAGGTGGGCAGAAATTAACAGGAGATAGATTTTTGGCTCACAGGAAGGAAGAACTTTTTAACCGAACTGCCCGCACTGGGAACAAACCACTCCAGAGGTAGTCCGTTCCTTTGCCATCCAGAGCTGTTCAGACAGATGCCCCAAAACCACTGGGTGGTGGGAGTATTACAGAGAAGGTTCAAGCATTGGTAAGGGAATGAACCAGACTTTCTAATCTTGTGATTCTGTAATCTGTAGTTCATTAAAGAAGTCAGGAAATATTTTACTAGGCTCTAATTAGATGTAAATTGCCaccatctaaaaataaaatgttaacttctATAGTCAGCTCTATATTTTAACAGCATTTATTCATCAGTTTAAGTAAAATACATGTTTCCTtgcctatttaaaatattaaataaaagagaaaatgtagttCTGTAAACGCAGgcttaaatatttaacatttaaaagcagagaaatttaatttgattgatttgatttgatttgattgaCCTGGTCCTCCTAGTTATCCATGGGCggttaagaaaagattttttGATGTAGTTCCCAAACACCTTCATAGTTTAGAGAGGCGAATTCCAAAGGGGAAAATTTTCATCTCTACAGTAAAGTCAAAGCtgtcaaaaacttttttttcaaacgACTATAAACACTTAAAGGAATTTTTCCAACTTGCTGGTGTGAATGTGtctcaaacaaaaattaattttaaaaaatctcatcatTCATATCTCTTGGATGGCTCGTGCTCAGCTCTGAAATTTATTATAGTTGAATTACTGAGGTCTGATTAGTGAAGGCATGTGTCATAGTCGATTCTTTTCTATCAAAAAAGATTTATCCTGGTTTATTGAGCATTAGGACtgctaataataaaatgaaccaGCTATAAaccttttctaaaatgtgtttatttttatttcttatgctaCATATCAGACTCTGAATTCCTGTTCCATGGTGAGATTTTCAGTGTTTAACATGAAATAAGAGCATCGACATACAAAGTTTTATGCAAAAATTACTAAACTAATGTACTGAAATCGTTTTTCAAGAATGTAACACACACAGGCAGGGTTACGCTTAATATCAATAGGCTTGTTGTAATAAAgaaatggctttttctttctctttttttcttttttaggaagtTCCAGGTTACAGGCAATTCAGCTCACACAGTTGGTGTGGAATGGGCctgggaagggggcggggaggggactgCAAAAGTGAGGTAATGAGGGTCTGTACCTCTAAATCATGGAGCAGCTCAGGAGAGGGGCCGACAAAGTGGAGAAGAGGAGGGTCCCCTGTGGTGTGTTCTGTGTAGGCACCTTGACACGCTTTTTACAGCACGCTGTCAGGTCCTTCAGAGGAAGGCCAGCAGGCCCGCAGGGGAAGAGACCTCAGGAGGGGAGGACTCTGGTTGGCTAAGGACTGGACTGGATGTGGAGCTGAGAACAGGGAAAGGGGCTTGATCAAGAGCACAGGGCCAACAGAAGCAGCATAGAGCCCCCCACCTTGGGGGAGAAATTGAATGCAGGTGTGTCTTAATGCGTGACCCCCAATAACCAGCCTCTTATGGATAGCACCGTGTTCACTTGGGGCTCAACCCTCGTGTTCCCTTTGTGTTCATCTCTGGGGTTTGTACTTTGACCTTTCACAGGCTGCTTAAAATCTAATCCTTTTCCTTGGAAAACTTTATAGAAGGTTTAACCTCTCTCCCCCAGACCCCATCACACCCCAAGCCCTGTACCTAGTGCAGCTTTTCATCCTGGTTGTAGTTATCACCTTAAATACATTCTCTCCCTTGAACTGAAGATTGCCTTGTTTGTCCAGATCAATATTGACTGAGGTCTTAACTCCCAAAAGAGAATTATTATCTGTTTGACTTGGTTAACTATTCTTAGCACAgttgggaaattaaaaaatactgctaGCTGATTAGCTGCCTGGTTGCAGGACCGATTATAGTCCCACTTGGTGGTGTGTCCATCAAACCTGCCAGTTTTAAGTGGGTCATTGACAGAGGGGACTGCTTGCTTCGCATTGTCGTTTGGCTCCATGGAAAAAGCCAGGCACATGCTGAGTCCCtgcccttccttctgctggtctGGACCCAGTTCtgacctcccctgcttgtgttttcctACTCTCCCCTTGTACAGAGACAGGGCAGGGCATTGTTCATGCACTGACCGACCTCAGCAGCCCCGGCATGACCTCAGGGAACGGAAATTCTGCCTCCAGCATCACCGGCACTGCCCCCCAGAATGGTGAGAATAAACCACCACAGGCCATTGTGAAACCCCAAATCCTGACGCATGTTATCGAAGGGTTTGTGATCCAGGAGGGGGCGGAGCCTTTCCCGGTACGGACTacttcttttcccctctttttttttttttttttttttgaagtatattttggatgtgtattagaatatttttacatttccgTGTAAAATGTCCAAAAATGTAAACAGTTTGCTTTTTCCTTGCTAATTTCCCCCCCGCAAAAGAATGTCAGAGCCATTTTCTTTCTAGGATTGAGTGTCTTCCTAAGGTCCAGAAGGGATCCGTGATTAGGAATAATTGGCAAGGTCCCTTGGTTAGAAGTTATCCACACACAGACTCAGCCATGTTCCTGCCTGGTGATGTGTGACCCCCTTAGTTAGAAGGGAATTCACATTGGGGTGTTGGGGGAAAGATGATGGGTTTGGGGAAATGAGACCTCGTTCAGTTTTGAATGCCAGAACCTCTGAATGGCAAAACTTTAGCTAAttagagaacaaaaggaaaccgTAGAACAAAATTTTCAGGATGTGTCTGAGATGAAGAGAAGAGAACAGGGTTGTAGCCTGAAGCTTCTTTTCTGGTGACAGAGCCttgaaaagagaatgaatgagagtGAGGGGTACTTTAGAAAGGCCACAATCCGATGTCTCCGATGAGAGCATAAGACCAAAGGGAAATataaaagaatcaagaaaatggCTTGTTAGAACAAAACACCCACAGCTGATTCTGTGCGGTGTGAATTGGTGAAGACAGGTGATGCTCTTATACAGGTGGGAGGAGCCCAGAGCCAGGTGCACACCAGCCTCTCCCGTGATGAGATTATCTGGCTGTTAGAGAATACCATCTTCATGGGATGCCATCTGCCTTCTGCTCATTCTTCAGGTCCCTGAGTGGTTGGAACAGTCAGCAGAAGACTCTAAGCTTGATTGACTGAGCTGGCTGAACTGCCCTTCTAAAATGCCAGAAGACAAATAGGTTCTTGTCCTCTTTCCCTCTGAAGGTTGTTCAAGGCCTGTGGCAAAGAAATCTACCTGGAGCACCTTAGCTATAAGTAGCTCCAGCCCTGTCACGTCCCCTCCCTCATTAGACTAGGTCTTGGCCTTGGTCTCCTAGAGAAACACCAGAAACCAACCGATCTGACAGGGCGGATGCAGATTGAATGGCTCCCCCACGGCATCGCCCCAGAGATCTAGCCACCAGGTTGCCTGCGCAGAGGCAACGAAGGAAGGACCAAGAGTGAATAAGCCCGTCTAGATCCTGGCAGCCACACAGGGCATTTGCTCTGTGGCCCAGAGTCCATTTCCTCCTGCTCTCCTCCATGGCTGCCTGTGTCTCTGGCTTGGGTAGAGCAGCTGTAAGGTGGGGAAAAGTAGGAAATGAAAAAATGGTTGCCGAGTCCCTCTAGTGTCatatatatactcacacacacGGCCTCGGCTGTATTCCTGCCCGGTGACATGTGAACCCTGGGTCCTGGCAGCTTCGCTGGTGGTGATTTCtgcctccatctctgcccctcactcacttggaAGAGTAGGTATTTTCCTAACCTCCTAAGCCGTCCTTTGGTCCTGGATTGAAGCCATCCCTGTACTTGGGGGACAGTTGTCATCTTGCCTCCTGAGCTGCTCAGCAGAATAGGGCCTTGAGCAAGGCACACTTGGATGATGATGTGGAGGCTGGCATCTGCACCTAGATgctttatatttgtaattttgatgaGGCTGGATAACAAGGCAGTGTCTCCCACCTAACCCTCATGGCCTCCATGTCACCTTGTCCTCTAGGTGGGACGCTCGTCCCTGCTGGTGGGGAATCTCAAGAAGAAGTATGCACAGGGGTTCTTGCCTGAGAAACTTCCACAGCAGGATCACACCACCACCACTGACTCTGAGATGGAGGAGCCCTATCTGCAAGGTAGGCCTCTCACACCCCAAATGCCTTCCGATTTGGCTGAGCTGACCGGGAAGTAGACAGGGCCACAAAGGCGGGCCTCGCACACTTCCTCTAGCCGTATCCATGGAGGAACCCTGGCCAGAGAGTGGGTTAACATATCGATCTACCAACCATTTCCCCCGGGCCCTGCCCCCTAGAAAACGAAAGAGGGAAAGTCCCTGCCCTCGGGGAACTGTTTGTCCCccgcctctcccccagccccgctCTGGCCATGCACAGGATTCCAAGAGTTGCTTTTCCTGTGGGAGTCGCTGGCAGGAGGTGGGAGTGGGCAGGCAGGAGTGCCCCTCCCTCGCTGCCTCGGGAGCCGGCCCTCGGGCGCCACAGTGGCCAGGCGACGACTGCACTTGCAGCAGGAGCCACTGACTGAGTGGGGGCTGCGTAGGATACAGAACTCCTGGGTTCTGTGATCCAGGGCAACAGCCGACCAGACGGGTCACGGTAGGGTAGGATAATTCCAGATCAGTTGTGACAGCATCCAGAGTATTCCCCACGAGCCTCCTCTCTTCCAGAGGGGTGCTGATTCTTCACCACCTGTGTTTGCCTCAGGCTCATAGCACTCGGACAGAAAACCTGTTAGGTGTCCAGGGGTCCATCACCAAACACCACTGCTACTGGCCAGGGTGGAAGAAACGTCTCTTCCCAAACCAGCGGCGAAAGCAGATGGGCATTTTCCAAGCCAGACCACCACTGCATGCCACAGCTGTGGGGACATgaggaggaggcagagcagagaagggaggccTCGTGGGGTCCTGTGGGGGTTGCTCGTCTTTACACTTACTCTAGTTTCCATACTTTCCAGAATCCAAAGAGGAGGGTACTCCCCTCAAACTCAAGTGTGAACTCTGTGGCCGGGTGGACTTTGCCTACAAGTTCAAGCGTTCCAAGCGCTTCTGTTCCATGGCCTGTGCAAAGAGGTGAGTGGCCTCAGCCCTGTCGCTGTGCCAGCCCTTCCGCCTCCTCAGGATCGCACCTCGTGTCGTGTCCTACCTCCCTTCAGCGATCGATCGTCCATCCTGGGAGACCCTAGGTGTAGCTTATCTGCATTCCGTCTTCCTCCACCTGCCTGGAAGTGGCACCGTGTGGCTAATCCGCCAGGTCCTGGAACCCAGAGCTCGAGTGAGCAGCCCCAAGTCCGAGGAGAGGAGGCAGTGCTTCAGCTTGGCTGTCCCTCCTGGGCCCCGTTGAACCCgtcctctttccctgcccttggCAGCTACTGTCCCCATCAGGCAAGCCCTCCAACAGAGGCTTCGCGCCAAGCCGCTGTGCTCATTGTAGATGTTCTCTTTGTGCGCTTCACCCAGCGTAGACCGATGATCCTAGTCAGACGCAGCGTCGTTTACTGCGTGCCTGCCACGTGCTAGGCGCTGCTCTAGGCAGTTGATACGCCCTGGGTCATCTGGTCTTCAAAATAACTGTGAGGCAGGCATAACTGCTGTGCCCTTCACACGCgctaggaaactgaggcatagaggaTAAGTAGTTGTGCCGAGCGGCATAGTTGGGGAGTTAGAcccatctgactccagagccctaTGTGGTCTCCATACCACGGCAGAAGAGGCACCGATCCCAGAGCCCTGGACCCTCAAAGGAATAGAACTCTCTCAGTCCCTAGGCAGAGAGGGGCTCCGCATGCCGGCTGGAATAAGGCTGTCCTCAGCCCTGTGCTGGAGGTAATCAGGGTACCTCTGTGAAGCTCTGCCAAGCTACAGGCATATCTCATTTTATCATGCTTCCCAGATACTGCGCTTTTTACACATTGAAGGTGTGCGGCAACTCTGTGTCAGGCGAGTCCATCGGCACCGTTTTTCCAACAGCGTTTGCTCACTtcttgtctctgtgtcacatttgggTAATTCTTGTAGTATTTCCCTTTTCGTTATTATCACATCGCAgcgatcagtgatctttgatgttccTGTGATTGTTCTGGGTTCTGTGAACTACTGCCATATAAGATGGTGAACTTAGTAAACGTCATGTGTGTTCGGAGTGCTCCACCAACCGACCgttcccctgtctctccctctcctcaggcctccctattcctTGAGACACAACAATGTTGAGATTAGGCCCATTAATAACCCTACTGTGGCCTCTAAGTgatcaagtgaaaggaagaggcACAGGTCTCTCACTtcaaatcaaaagctagaaatgattaagcttagtgaggaaggcatgtggAAAGCCAAGATGGCCAGAAGATAGGCCTCTGGTTCCaaacagttagccaagttgtgaatgcaaaggaaaagttcttgaaggaaattaaaagtgctactccagtgaacatgcaaatgataagaaagcaaaacagccttattgcgGATATGGATAAACTTTGAGTGGTCTacatagaagatcaaaccagccccaacattcccttaagccacaGTCTAATCCAGAGCCAAGGCCctgactctcttcaattctgtgaagctgagagaggagaggaagctgcagaagaaaaatctgaagctggctgaggttggttcatgagattTAAGGGAAGAAGCCATCTCGTTTCATAAAAATGCATAGTGAGGCAGCAGGtactgatgtagaagctgcagccaGTTACCCAGAAGATCCGGCTACAGTAATTCAGGAAGGTGGCCGtgctaaacaacagattttcaatgcagACAAAACAGCCTGTTATTGGAAGAAGACACCGTCTAGGACTTGCGTAGCTAGGGAGAAGTCTGTGCTTGGCGTCATAGCTTCAGAGGACAGGCTGACTGTcgtgttaggggctaatgcagctggtgagtTGTTGGAAGTTGAAGTCTATGCCCATGGACCATTCTGAACATCCCTTAAGAATTATACTacatctactctgcctgtgctctgtcagtggaacaacaaagcctggatgacagcacatctgtttatgGCAtggtttagtaaatattttaagtccaCTGTTGAGACTTACTGCTCaggaaaaaagatttctttcagaATATCACTGCtcaaggagcctgggtggctcagtcagttaagtgtctgacttcagctcaagtcatgatctcatagtctgtgagttcaagccccacgtcgggctctgtgctaacagctcagagcctggagcctgctttgggttctgtgtctccctctctctcgcccctcccccccctcaaaagtaaacattaaaaaaaaaaatacagaatgtcaCCACTCACTGAGAGTGCACCTGGTCACCCACAAGCTCTGATGGAGATGGCAATGAGATTCCATGTTGTTTCCATGCCTGCTAACAAATATATCATCCATTCtgtagcccatggatcaaggggtcattttgactttcaggtcttttttaaaagtgcattttGTAAGACTCTAGCTGCCATAGATCGGGATGGTGGATCTTGGAAGAGTCCATtaaaaactttctggaaaggatttGTCATTCTAGATGCCTTTAAGAATATTCAGGATGCATGGGACGTGCTCAAAATAGCAACATTAatggagtttggaagaagttgattcccaCCCTCATGGATGACcatgaggggttcaagacttcagtggaggaagtccttgcagatgtggtggaaatagcaagagaaccagaatgaggagtggagcctgaagatggggcGGGGTTGCTACCATCTCGAGATGCaacttgaatggatgaggagtGGCTTCTTATAGAGGagcaaagaaagtaagaaagtggtGGGTGGAatctcctggtgaagatgcttgtgaagattgttgaaatgacaaaaaaaggaTTACATAAACTGAGTTGATAAATtagtggcagggtttgagaggattccCAATTTTGAAAGCAGTTCTGTGGggaaaatgctatcaaacagcattgcACGTGACAAATCGTCCATGAAAGGGAGAGTCCATCACCATGGCAGACTTCATCGTTGTCTTATTTTAGGAACTtgccccagccttcagcacccaCCACCCTGATCAGCGAGCAGCTGTTGGCATCGAGGCGAAACCCTCCATCAGCAAAAAGGTTatttatgactcactgaaagctcagatgatggttagcaatttttagcaataaggtatttttttattttataaaatttttttaacatttatttttgagagagagagagagacagagcacaagcagggaaggggcagagagagagggagacacagaattaaagcaggctccgggctctgagctgtcagcacagagcccgacacggggcttgaactcacaaactgtgaggtcatgacctgaaccgaagtcggacgcttaaccaactgagccacccaggcgccccagcaataaggtgtttttaaattaaggcacgtactttggtttttttagacataatgctattgcatgCTTAATAAACTCCAGTGTAACGTAAACCTTACTTTTATATGCATCAGGGAACAAACAGAAGTCATCTGACTCTCTTTATTGCGAGTCCTCTCTGGAACCGACCCTGCAGTGTCTGTGAGGTGCGCCTGTACCTCCCAGCAGGACTGCAGGCAGCTGTCTTCTGGCACCAGTGACGTTCAGTGTAGACTATGTCGGCCACGAGTTCTTCACATGACCCGAGTTGTCATGTTGAGCACATGCCACATGTTAGCTCATGTCACTGTTGGACCGAGTTCAGGAAGTGAGCCGTCTCATCCCCAgctccagatgaggaaactgaggctcagagatccAGTGGCTtacccagagtcacacagctagcagtCAGTGGTAGACCCAGGATCGGCGCAAATAGACAGACTCAGATGTTGCTGGAGAGCCCGGCTGCTGTCATGCTGCCCGAGGCCCGTACTCCCCATGACTGTGCTCTGACTTCCGTCCTTCCCTGACTCCGGCAGGTACAACGTGGGGTGTACCAAACGAGTGGGGCTTTTCCACTCGGACCGGAGCAAGCTTCAGAAGGCAGGAGCCACGACCCACAACCGCCGCCGGGCCAGCAAAGCCAGTCTGCCACCACTTACCAAGGATACCAAGAAGCAGGTGAGATGCCGGCTTGACACAAGTCCCCGCCAACTTCCCTTCTTAACAGGCCTGGGACACCCGCATGCCTTTCCCCCTGCTGACTAAGTATACTCTGTTATGTCCTCATTTCTCACAACCTTCTCAGGTCCCTTAAGGGGCCCTTGCATTTGGACCCATGGATGCTTAGGGGTGGTTTCCCTTGccccttcctcacctctcccctTCCAGTTTGCTTCCATCCTTCTGGGAGCATGGAAGTGGGGTCTCCTCTGCCTGGCCCTGTGAAGAGACAAACCGTCCCGGTTATCTCATGTCTCGCAtggagggcggggtggggaggcagcctATACCCTTTCCCCCACATCTCattggttctttttgttttttttcttaatgtttatttttgagtaagagagaaagagcat
Above is a window of Panthera uncia isolate 11264 chromosome C1 unlocalized genomic scaffold, Puncia_PCG_1.0 HiC_scaffold_4, whole genome shotgun sequence DNA encoding:
- the PHC2 gene encoding polyhomeotic-like protein 2 isoform X2, whose amino-acid sequence is MTSGNGNSASSITGTAPQNGENKPPQAIVKPQILTHVIEGFVIQEGAEPFPVGRSSLLVGNLKKKYAQGFLPEKLPQQDHTTTTDSEMEEPYLQESKEEGTPLKLKCELCGRVDFAYKFKRSKRFCSMACAKRYNVGCTKRVGLFHSDRSKLQKAGATTHNRRRASKASLPPLTKDTKKQPTGTVPLSVTAALQLTHSQEDSSRCSDNSSYEEPLSPISASSSTSRRRQGQRDLELPDMHMRDLVGMGHHFLPSEPTKWNVEDVYEFIRSLPGCQEIAEEFRAQEIDGQALLLLKEDHLMSAMNIKLGPALKIYARISMLKDS